Proteins found in one Melospiza georgiana isolate bMelGeo1 chromosome 1, bMelGeo1.pri, whole genome shotgun sequence genomic segment:
- the LOC131086976 gene encoding leukocyte elastase inhibitor A-like yields the protein MCSLSAANAKFCLDFFRELNKRKRNENIFFSPLSLSAAFGMVVLGARGSTLEQIEKVFHFREVLSSTRQENRYPSEQVQLCIGKLKPTTKHLFSCLKCEEDEGVHSQFQALLAEVSEPGPGCCLTIANRLFGEITYPFFQQYLDSTKKFYRAELEPVNFKYTEEEVRDKINFWVENETKGKIKDLFATGFIDPSTVLVLVNAIYFKGKWAVEFKKEDTKEAYFHLNKNERRKVQMMFQEGYFNMAIVEELKTKVLELQYFNNELSMFILLPEDDCEDFTGLEQLECALTYEKLAEWTSSSTMQPLRVKVYLPQFKMEESYVLNNTLQEMGVMNVFDWGKADLSGISMKGGLVVSKAIQKTIVEVNEEGTEAGCSMGLLAMPLCCPETCEFRADRPFLFFIRHNQTNTILFFGRYSSP from the exons ATGTGCTCTCTCAGTGCAGCCAATGCCAAGTTCTGTCTTGACTTTTTCAGAGAgctgaacaaaagaaaaagaaatgaaaacatctttttctCCCCACTAAGTCTGTCAGCTGCCTTTGGAATGGTTGTCCTCGGAGCCAGGGGCAGCACACTTGAGCAGATTGAGAAG GTCTTTCATTTCAGAGAAGTTTTGAGCAGTACGAGACAGGAAAACAGATACCCTTCTGAGCAG GTCCAACTTTGCATAGGAAAGCTCAAGCCTACCACGAAAcatctgttttcctgtttgaagTGTGAAGAAGATGAAGGAGTCCATTCCCAGTTCCAGGCTCTGTTGGCTGAAGTCAGTGAACCTGGACCAGGCTGCTGTCTCACCATTGCCAACAGGCTCTTTGGAGAAATTACTTATCCATTCTTTCAG CAATACTTGGATTCCACAAAGAAATTCTATCGAGCAGAACTGGAACCAGTAAATTTTAAATACACTGAAGAAGAAGTCAGAGACAAAATTAACTTCTGGgttgaaaatgaaacaaaag gtaaaaTCAAAGACCTATTTGCTACTGGTTTTATTGATCCCTCTACTGTACTTGTCCTGGTCAATGctatatattttaaaggaaagtgGGCAGTAGAATTTAAGAAAGAAGACACTAAGGAAGCATATTTCCACCTGAACAAG AACGAGAGAAGGAAAGTGCAGATGATGTTTCAAGAAGGATATTTTAACATGGCCATTGTAGAGGAACTGAAAACAAAAGTCCTAGAGCTCCAGTACTTCAATAATGAACTGAGCATGTTCATTCTTCTTCCTGAAGATGACTGTGAGGACTTTACTGGCCTAGAACAG CTTGAATGTGCCCTCACCTACGAAAAACTGGCAGAATGGACCAGCTCGTCTACGATGCAACCGCTGAGAGTGAAGGTGTACCTGCCCCAGTTCAAGATGGAGGAAAGTTATGTTCTCAACAACACTCTCCAGGAGATGGGAGTAATGAATGTTTTTGACTGGGGAAAAGCTGATTTGTCGGGAATCTCTATGAAAGGTGGCTTGGTTGTGTCCAAGGCCATCCAGAAGACAATTGTGGAAGTCAATGAAGAGGGCACTGAGGCAGGTTGTTCCATGGGGCTCCTTGCAATGCCTCTATGCTGTCCAGAAACTTGTGAGTTCAGAGCTGACCGTCCATTCCTCTTCTTCATCAGACACAACCAAACCAACACCATTCTCTTCTTTGGAAGATATTCCTCTCCTTAA